Part of the Vigna unguiculata cultivar IT97K-499-35 chromosome 3, ASM411807v1, whole genome shotgun sequence genome, CAGACTCGTTAGCGGCTGGAGGTTAATCAACGTTCTGCAATCAACACATATCTTTATACAATTCCTCAAACTTGTTAATATAAACTGCAACTCCATTACGAAAGAAAGACATTAATGAACAGTTTTTCACTCATGTTCCTTTGGCAACATTGAACTATCCGACACGGACACGGCAACGTTACCTAGGTTCTCCACATAAGGCCTGATGAAAGTTCTCCTCCACCACACCTCAAAGGCCCTCTGAAGATTTGGACAACTATCACCAGTTTTCAAGAAACTCCCCAACCATGAGAGCAAAATGCTCTGTTGATCCTCCAGAGGCAAGGTCAGAATAGTTCTCCCAATTCCTTCTTCCACAAGTTTCCTATCGAACGACCTGCATCCATGCTGCAGCCAGTTGTAGTCATTCATCAGAGGCTGCAGCCATGTCTGTAACAACAACCTTCGTGTCTCCTTCGATGGAAGCAACTCCCCTCTCCCAATGCCAACATAAAGTCTCCCAGAAACACAGCTAACATAGTACCGCAACACGGTTGGCAGCTTCGCATGTAACACCGCAAGTTCCTGTTGCTTTCCCCACATCACTGCAAACTCATCACCAGCTTGTTTGTCAACTAAAATCTCAAGCAACCAGGTTAAGTTATCAGCTTCCAGAGCTATGCACTTTGCCAGAGAATCTCGGTTCTCACTGGGTTCTGCAGCCTGCTTGAACAGTGCCAGTAGTGAGTCCAAGCACCTTCTGCATGATCTGTAAATGGTGTCATTGCATACGTCGGTTGTGCGTGCATAGCTTGGAAGACTGTTGTTCTCCCTGAGGAGCTTCAGAACGATGGATTTCATCTCTCGGCGCCCTCTTTCCTCGTTGCTTTTCAAGACAAGGTCGATGATGTGGGAAAGAGTGTCTTTTGGGACATTAGAAATGTCGGATGAAACTCGTTTCAGTACAGGGTTCACTCCGATTCCTTCTGCTTGGAGTTGTAGCACTGTTGACACCAccttttcttcctcttcttctccaACCCAAGGGACTGCTTCCAAGAACTCCAAACATGATTGGATGCATGAGCTGAAGCCTAGGAATTCTGCCACCTGAGGGATATCACATACTTTTAGGTTTTTGcacaagtttttatttttctgtcttCAAAACCCAACTACAGAGACATTCCGGGAAAGATTTGAGCATATGCTGATGTAGGATACTGTATCAATACTTAGATATGCGCGCTTTATTCAGAGTTTCATGgaaattcaaacaaaatcaaattgaaaaatgtaGAAACTATTGACTGAGGCTGAATTTAACTTAAGACACTGAAAATTACCACAATAACAAGGAGACAAATTTGAAATGATGGGGCACCGCGTGCTGTGGCTTTAGAATTTTAGCCACAACTTTTGCTTAGCAAACCTCAGATACAggacaaaaatattttgaccAACATTAATAATCTGATGATTTTTCTGCTATAAAAAGTAATTGACTCAGACATCTAATGattgttttaagaaaaataaaccaCCCCCTGTGACACCAAGATATATCATGATCATTACCAAGTCCTCATTCATGGAACACTCCTCTCTGCAGCTGTTGACCTTCTATGTCAAACTACATATGTATAGAAGTATGTACTACAAGGTAGATGTATATACTTTTTACGAGCacataattttgaaagaaatacCCAAAAATGTGTGAGACGAGCATTTTGGGGGTACATGGACATGAGGATTACTTACAAACAACACTACAATATTCATAGCAAAAGTTTACTTCTGCTGCAACTTTTGATTTGCCATCAGTAATGAGTAATGAAGTAATCTAATGTATAATATCTATCATAAGAGGTATATATGAATGAGTAGATGAGTATCTGGTATCTATCATAAAAAGCACAATTCATGAGTACTGGAAGAAGCACTTCCTCTTTTAAGACCAGAGTTGAAAAGAAGTAATGAAGTTAATACAATCAAGGTgcataagaaaaataaacctGCAAATAGCCGTATAAGAAACTATTCTAGCAATGAACCAGTTTCCGTTTCTCAACGGCAGCGTCCACAATTAATAATCAGTACTCCTTTACATCATTA contains:
- the LOC114177790 gene encoding BTB/POZ domain-containing protein At3g50780-like; this translates as MAEIRLTRMEQGQTKIKNVPIAVTPEGFWCCPSPVVFQKSLKAQNPLNKPKPSSPPPKTSVQKKPVSVPVYERRTGAAAPSRLVLSDDQQCSTAPERPPPPTSSMAAAERGPRPKIESLPKKVAIEFGEPGTCDMKVILLGKQGFCVKLSVHRNVLTEKSNFFSEKLSEQSGLSCLQIGDCEDVEIYVETVGLMYCKEMKQRLMKQSVSRILRILKVAEFLGFSSCIQSCLEFLEAVPWVGEEEEEKVVSTVLQLQAEGIGVNPVLKRVSSDISNVPKDTLSHIIDLVLKSNEERGRREMKSIVLKLLRENNSLPSYARTTDVCNDTIYRSCRRCLDSLLALFKQAAEPSENRDSLAKCIALEADNLTWLLEILVDKQAGDEFAVMWGKQQELAVLHAKLPTVLRYYVSCVSGRLYVGIGRGELLPSKETRRLLLQTWLQPLMNDYNWLQHGCRSFDRKLVEEGIGRTILTLPLEDQQSILLSWLGSFLKTGDSCPNLQRAFEVWWRRTFIRPYVENLGNVAVSVSDSSMLPKEHE